The sequence CGGCGTTGGGATCACAGGTTTGAAAGACGCGGCAACTATTGCTCGACGGCACTGCTGAAACTCCGCTATAAACGCGGCGTTGGCTGGCACAGCGCAGGTGCCTCGGATGATTGCTTCACACCATGCATCGAGCCCGGATCTTCATGAACTTTCAGAGCACGTTCATCGCCGTGGGCCTGATGGCCGCTCATGCGGTTGGCGCGCAGGAAACGCCCAGGCCGTATGAAGCGGACGTGGCCTTTCTGCTGAAGGAGTTCGAGGCAAAAGCTGGTCCACTCCTGAAGAAGAAGGGCGTGGATTGGGCTGCCGTGAAGGTGGAGTGCACAAGGGCTGCGAAAAACGTGAAGACGGATGAAGAGCATCTCAAGCTGGTGATGCGCTTGATTGGCCAACTTCGAGATGGCCATGCGGGTATCCGCGACTCAAAGGTGAAGTGGCCGGATGAGTCGCAAGGCCGCAAGTATTCCGGACCGGGGATCATGCTGCTGATAAGCGAGGGCAAGGTGTATGTAAGCGCTGCTTATGATCGCGTGGCGGAACAAGGCCTGGGACCCGGTGCTGAGGTGGTGAAGGTCGATGGCATGCCTGCAATGGAATGGCTGCGCAAACGCGCGAAGGAGAAGCAGGACGAGGGTAGTGGCTACTCCACGGATCACCAGGCGCTGTATGCTGCCTGTCATTGGGGGCTCGCGGGCTGGGATGGCACTACGATTACATTTGAAACGAAGGACACGGCGACTGGCGCGGTGAAAGAGGTGAAACTGACACGTGGGGGCGGCACGAACTTTGTGCCCTCAGGACGCGTGTACAATCCGGTGGATCGCAAACGTGTGGGTAGGCAGACCTATGGCAAGACCGCGGAGGGATTCGGCTACATCCATCTCCGTGATGTGCCGGACGACCTGCCCCAGCAACTCGATCAAATGCTGAAGGATCTCGGCGATGTGCCCGGACTCATCCTCGACGTGCGCGCGAATGGCGGCGGCGCCTGCGATCACGAAGCCGTGTTCGGTCGCTTCCTTGCGAAAGGGCAAACGTGGAAGCAATACACCGGCGCAGGTGATCATCCCTACACTGGCCCCATGGTGGTGATCGTAGATGCCGGCGTGCGCTCTGCGGGCGAGACCATCGGCGGCATGTTCAAGGAGGATGGCCGCGCCTACATGATAGGTGACTCACCCACAGCGGGCACTTCTTCGCAGAAGACAGAGGTCACCACGCCCAGTGGATTGTTCACCATCCGATACTCCGTGGCGAGCAACATGGGCCGGTTCAATGCAGGCCGCGGTATCGAAGGCATCGGTGTGCCACCTCATGAAATTGTGCCGATGAAGGCGGAGGACCTGCGCAAGAAGGAAGACACCGAAGTGAAGCGCGCCGTGGAGCTGCTGCAGAAGGGATTTCCGAAGGGCGTGGTGGAGTATCAGCACACCGTGAAATGGGAGTGACGTGGGGCCGACCAACTCGCGGGCGCGGAGCCTCTTTTCCCGAAATTGCCGATTTGTGTACACCAACCGACAGCGTGTGCGTGTTACATTGCGGGATGGGGTGGTGGAAATGCGACTTGTCACCAAAGCGCTGGCCGGGGCAGAATACTGTCCCCCGAGGCATCGGGTTCATCGAGATGAAAGCGATCCACACTCAGGCGTTGTTTTTCCTATTGGCATTGGTCCTGTGCACGCCCGCCATGCGGGTGCAGGCTCAGGCAGCGCCCACCGCACCACCACCCACGCTTGCCGCAGCCGTCCAGCACGTGCTTTCGGTCGTGTCGCCGGAAGCAGGGGCAGAAGCCAGAACGTTCTCCACCACACTCAAGGTGGTGAAGGCAGAGGGATTGCCGAAGGAATTGGTGGGGAAGGAGGCGAGGATCGCCTATCAAGCGCCAGACCGTTTCTTCCTCGAAGTGGAGGTGAAAGGGGACACTCTCTCGGCAGGTTCGGATGGGGTGAAGCTGTGGATGCGCTCAGCGAAAAAGAAGTTTGCCCTCGTGGGTTCACCGGACGTGCCGCGCTTTCGCACGGATACGGGCAAGGTGGATGGAACGAAGCTGCCACCCATCAAGGTGCCAGTCGCACGCGAACAGATGATGCTCATGCCGCTGCTCTGCACGGTGGAGACAAAAGCGGATGAAGTGGTGCAAGGCGAGGCGTGCAGTGTGTTGACACTCGTGCCGCGCCCAGAAGCGCAGAAGTCGATGAAGCTGCCAGACGTGGCCGTGACTTTCTGGGTGCGCAAGGGCGATGCTGTGCCGCTGCGCTTTGGCGTGGCAGATGGAAAGGGCAAGGAGGTCGTGGTGGAACTGGTGAATCCGGATCTGGAGCCTGCGTGGGCAGACTCGCAGTGGAAGTTGCCTGCGGCTGACGACGACAGAGTGGAGACCGTGGCGCTGAGCCATCTCACGCGTTTCATTCCTGCCGCTCTCAGCAGCCTGGGTCAGAAAATTCCGACCTTGGGGCCAGTGACAGGCGAGCGCCGGGTGGTGGCGCGTCACGGAAAGGGTCGTTTGGAGGTGCGGGATGGCACGCAGGTGCTTTTCCTCAAGGGAACGCCGGAAGAGATAGGGGAGCAGCACGGCACCATCATGAAGAAAGAAGTGCGGTTCCTCGTGGACCGCATCTTGTACGGCGTGGGTGTAGGCAGCTCCTTTGCAAAGGGCACGTGGTTTTTCGGCGAAATCGAATCGGCGCAGGCGCGTTTGCAACCCTTCGTGAGTGAGGCGCACCTCCGTGAGATGGATGCCCTTGCCGCAGCATCTGGGGTGCGTGTGGAGGAGGCCCGACTGGCGAATTTCTTCCCGGAACTCTTCCACTGCAGCGGATTCGCCATCTATGGTGATGCCACGGCTGGTGGCCGCATGTATCATGGTCGCGTCCTCGACTACATGAAGGGCGTGGGCTTGGAGCAGAATGCGTGTGTCATCGTCATGCAGCCGGAGGGCGCGCATGCCTGGGTGAACTTGGGTTATGCGGGCTTCCTCGGCACGGTGACCGCGATGAATGAGAAACAGATCGCTATCGGCGAGATGGGCGGCAAGGGCGAAGGCAACTGGGATGGCAAACCCATGGCCCAGCTCATGCGCGAAGTGATGGAGCAGGCCGATACCCTCGATGAAGCTGTGGAGATCATGCGCCGCGGCCCGCGCACCTGTGAGTACTACTATGTGATCTCTGATGGCAAGACCAAGCGCGCCGTAGGCATCGCCGCCACCCCGACCACCTTCGAGACCATCTGGGCCGGTGACACCCATCCGAAGCTGCCGCACGCCATGAAGGACACTGTGCTCATGTCTGCCGGCGATCGTTACGAAGCCCTCACCGAACGCGTGAAGCAGGGCTACGGAAAATTCGAGATGGAAACCGCCCGCGACCTCATGACGCGCCCCGTGTGCATGACCTCCAACATCCAGTCCGTCCTTTTTGCCCCGGAGACCTTGGACTTCTGGGTGGCCAATGCCGACGGCGAGAACGTCGCCAGCCACACACGGTACACGCACTACAATCTGAAAGAGCTCCTGCAACCCGAGGGCGTGGCGGGGGAGTAGGCAGAGTGGAGCTGAGCGGAAGATCAAAACGCAAAGCAGCGGAGCAGCAAAGACTGAAGAACCGATGCAAGCCGCGATGACTTACCTTTATGGAACCGTGGGTCTTCGCCTCCTGACGGCCTGCGTCGCAATGCTGCTGGCCACACCTGCTGCATCAGGAGTAGAAGCGGAAAGGAAAACAGAATGGGTGATAAAGACGTTCCAATTTCCGCTGGAATTGGATGACATGGCGTACTCAGCGAGTGGGTTGCCATCGTCGCTGGACGGGATGCCTGCACCTTCTGCTTCTCGCACGGAATGGGAGGCCTATCTGAAGCGCTCCAATGATGCGGTACTTCCCATCCTTAAGACACAAGGCATTCCGATGTATCCTGGCACCGCCGCCCTGTTTGATTCGAAAACCGGCACCTTGAGTGTCCGCGGTACCCAGCCTTGGGTCGACCTTATCGAAGCCTATTCGGACCAGCTTGTGAGCATGGCTCCGCGCCATTTGGAACTTTCTCTCGAAGTGCTGGAGGTTTCGGAGGAACGAATAGGTCCACTGCTTGAGGAAGCCTCAATCCTGGCCAACCACACCGAACTGCTCGCCCGACTAAAAGAACCAGGTCAGGCCAAAGTCGCAGCCCAACCATTGCGCAGGTTGCGCTTGGAAACGGTGAGTGGCCAGCGAGCGCGAGCTGAAGAGGGAGTGACGCTTTCTGATGAGGCCTCTACCGGGCGGGGCATTGGTCGTTCGGAGGGACTGCGTTTTGAAGCCAGACCTGTCCTCCTCGCGGATGGCACGACCATTGAGCTCGAATACGATTTTGAATACGGTCCAGCGGCTGAAGCGGGCAAGGCATGGCAGGGATCACGCTCTTCCGGCGTGGTGTTGAGATCTTCAGTGCTGCTTCCGGATGGAGCCACCAAGATCCTGGGAGCGTGGCGGGCATCAGGGGCGGAAGACGGGAGCGGAAACAAGGTGCGCATCGCGTTCCTAAGAACGCGGGCGGTGTTGTTGGTGCATGACATCAATCCTTTGGTGGAAACCAAGCTCCGTGAGTTGGTAGGGGCACCTCCCGTGGGAAAGCCACGCGAGGTCGTTCCCAGAAGAGAGCTCCCCCATGGCATGGAACAGCGGGTTTTCGCAGTACCCCGCAACTTTCTTCAAGGGGGAGGCGTCTCATTTGATCGAGGCGAACTGGCATATGCCACCAAGAGCAGCAAGCCTGTCGAACCGGCAGATCCTTTTGCCCCTTCTGTTTCCCCCGATGCCGGAAGCGTGGATTTCCTTTCTCGCGATGACGATAGACCTTTGCACAGAGCGAAGATTGCGTTTCCGGAAGGTTCCTCCGCGAGCTACGTACCCAAGGACTCCACGCTTTGGATTGTCAACAATGCCGAGGGCATCAAACGTGTTGCGGAGTTTGTGGAAGAAATGTGGAGACAGATTCCGCGGACACTGGTCTGCCGGGTGGAAGTCATCGAGGCTGAGACCTCGTTGATGCAAGCAGTCGCAGATGCCACTTCCGGCATCGGAAGCCATGGGCGAGGAAAGGAGATATTGGAGAGGATGGTGAAGAATCAACAGGCGCGTGTGGTGGAGCGGCATCGATTGGAGACTCTCAATGACAAGCCCTGTGAGTTGTACTCGTTGAATCCACTCACTGGGGCTTTTGAGGTGGAGATGCGTGCCGTCCTGGGTCCAAACGAGCGAATGATGGATCTGGAGGTGACATTGCGACAGGGAAAGGGTACCGGCATGCAGGTCGGTAGCAACACTCGTCTGGCTATGGGTGAGCCTCGCATGGTGGCTCTTTGGAATCCTTCAGATGAAGGGGACGGGAAGAAAGAGATCTCTCGTGCAGTCTTTGTGACAGCGGATCTAGTGCCCATAGAACAGCCGGTGAAGACGAAGATTGAGGCAAAGCAGGGCACTATGACCCATGAGTAAGGCCCGGGCAAAGGTTGCCCTTGTGATGTCATTTGGTTTTATGGAATACTTCAACTCACCATGAGTCAGCTGGTTTGCAGGTATCGTATCGAACGCAGAGTCGCGCTTTTGTTTGCGTTCATGGTTTGCGGTCTGGCTGGAGTCTTTGCCCAGCTAGGCGCGCCAGTGGACGTCACCGGCGTAGCGGCTGCTCCTGCATGGAAGACGGAGGTGATTCAGCTTCAGCCCCACCTGGGACTCAGGCTGCAACAGGCCCTTGAGGATCCTGAGTCCACGCGTGCATGGGACCACTTTCTTCACTTCCCTTCGATTGACGCTTCCGAAAAAGAGATCATTGCCCACATTCAAAAGCAAACGGCTGCGGCAAAGCGTTTGCTCAGCGAAGCGGGGTTGGCGCTGCCGGCTGGCACTGCGCTCCTTTGGGATGCAGATACGGGCACACTGGCCGTGCGAAGTACTCAGGAAGCGTTGGAATGGCTGAATGTACTCGGGGGTGAGAGCAGAAACAGAGTGGAGAAAAATGTGAACAGTACACTCCGGGTCGTTCAGGCAGATGGCTCCGTTATGCGTGAGATTGCACGTGAGACGACCACAAAACTCGACCACACCCCGGCATGGAAGAGGCTGGAGAAGCTCATCGCAGAGGACAAGGCAGTGTCCATCCAGACTTTGAAACTGCAGACGCGAAACGGCATGCGAAGCAAGGTGGAAATTGGGTCCCGCGATGATCGTATCGAGTCCGTCGTCCTTGAAGAGGGCGGAATCGTCAAGGTGAACCAGGGGGAGGGTCTTGTGGGAACAAGCCTCGAAACGGATCAGGTGCTCTTCGCTGGAGACGATCACGTCGATGTGAATCTCTCGATGCGGCACTGCTTCGCGGAGAGCGTGACTCATGAAGTGCCAGTAGGAAGGGTTCTCTCCCGAGACATCGTATTGCCAACGACTGACGACCACTATGCTCAGATCAGCACTTCGTTCTCGGTCCTGGACGGCTCCCAAACATTGCTCGGAGTTTGGAAGCTCACGGCGCCCGAGGACCTCGCCCGGCAGGACATACTGCAAGCAGCATTCCTGGAAACCCGGGTGGTACGCAATCTGCCGGAGATCCATCCACGTGCTCTATCCTTGCTCTCAGCGCACATGGATAAGGCAGAACCAATTCCTGCTAAGGCTGACAGGACGGCACATCTGCCAGCAGGCATGAAAACAATGCGTTTCCGAGTGCCGCCCGACTTCCTTTTGTCGGGAGAGGATTTTCGCTCTGCGGAGTCTCCGCCTGACCCCTTTGCTCCTGAGGATTCCGCCAACGATGGAAAGAAACGGACCATCAGAACGGCCATGGAAGTTCTCAAGGCACAGGGAATCCCCTTTCCTGAGGGTACTGCTGCCCATTTTGATCAGACAACGGCTTCGCTGACAGTGACGAACACCCAGGAGGCTCTCGACCTAGTCGAATTTTATGTGTCACCGACATGTGGTGGTGGCCGGCCTGCAAACATTCAGTTTCACATCGAGATCCTGGAGGCGGACGGTGCTCTCATTCGAGCCATGGCTGAGGAGTCCTCCAAGATTGCGGACCACACACTGCTCTTGGAGCGGCTGAATGAAGTGATCCGCACTGGGCAGGCAAGGAACGTCGGGACGCTGCGGACTGTAACTCGCAGCGGACAGCGAATGCTCGCTCAAAGTGGCGCGCTTCAGATCCATGGAGCATCTGTGGAGCCGGTGACTGAGAAGCAGGAAACACCGAAAAAGGGCACTGGAGAGGAAAAGTCCACATCAGAAATCGGTGCAAATACGAAGAGTGGACAGAAGACTGCCATTGAGATCAAGGGCGAAGAACGATTCGTGGGTACAAGGATCGAGCTCGACGGGTTAATTGCACCCGACGGCATTACCTTGGAGATGGAGTTGGCGTTGGAGCACCACTATGCGCCACCCACACGTGGCAAGGAAGACGCCATAACGAATCTGGGCCGAAGTCCCTCGGTCACACGAGTGATGAAATCATCCGAGGTTTTACATTTCGCAAGTATCACTTCTCTGTTCACCATGAACTCAGGAACCACTCGTCTGTTCGGGATGTGGAAACCGGAAGGGGCTTCCAAGTATGAGGGCAAGGACGTGATGCAGGTAGCCTTTGTCCGCGCTGCCATCACGCGGGAGGAGTGAACTGACAGGAGGAAAAGATGGTTGGAATATGGATTGCCTACGGCGCCTCTCGATCCACCACTGACACGATATCGGCACGCAAGAACGCAGCTTGCATCACATCTTTGCCGTCCAGCTCGGGTGTGCCGGTGGGTTTCCACAGGCTGATGAGTCGCGTGGTACCAGTTTGAAGAGTGTAGGCACTGACCACCTTCGCGGCAAACACCTTCTCCGTCTCCAATCCCACGACAGGTGTGGAAGCAGCAGCAGGCGCTGAGGACTGAAGCGGTGCGAAGTGATGCTCGAGCGAGAGGTTGACGTCGATGGTCCTCAGATCCGGCGACAGAACAGGATCGATCTCCCAAGTGGTTCCGATCATCTTTGAGTCTGTCTTTGCCTCAATCGTTCCCCGATCCGTCTTTTCGAAGGCGCCTACTGTGGCGCGCTCAAGGCCCACCGAGAGTTTGGCGCGTTGTCCAGAGCGAGTCTCCAGGCGCTGTGTGGAAAGCACCGTCGCGTTGCCAGCGCGGACTGCCTCCTCCATCTTGGCCCAGGTGCTGTTGTGGTCCGCACGGCTGGCGCTGTCTTTTGCCATTTCGCGCAGAGTGGCGCCATCCGCCTGCACGATGTGCAGGGAGAAGGCCAGGACCTTGGGAGTGTTGTTCCAGAGGAAATCGACGAATCGCTCTACTTTGCTCAGGCCTTCTTCTGTATGCACCACCTCCAGGATGTTCTTGTTTGGGTGATAGCGGAGGTTGGTTCCGTCGGGAAATGGCACCATCCAACGGGTGGCGACCTCCATGGGCTCGAAGGGGTCTGGGGGCACGGCTTTTGCTGGCTGCGGAGCGGGAACAATGCAGGTGGTCATGTCATCGCGGAGAATCAGGACACGTTGCTCCTCCGTATTTTTCGTGAGCTCGGCATTGAAGAGGAACCACCGTGGCACCTTGAACTCCTGTCGTTTCATTCCTTTCCCGGCGGGCGCCGTCAGCTCAGCCTTTGCCTCCACTACCGGAATGCGTCCCTGACGGTGGAGATGCTCCCTGAGCTTCGCCTCCACCAGCGGATTGAGATCGCGCATGAGTGGAACGGGCGCCATGCGCAAGAAGGCCGCCTGCAGAACCTCATGGCGTGGCTGGCCATTGGCTTCGCAGGGCGTCCACACGCCGAGGAGCCTTGTGTCATCGCCATTGTAGGTAAGTGCCGAGTTCACACGTGCCAGGCAGAAGTCGAGCACCGGCAGCTTGCGTACCTGTGAATCCCCGAGTGGCGGGGACAACACCTCCCGGAGTTGTGGGGGAGCACTGTTTACCTCAAGGTCGTACGAAAGGTCCATGGTCCAGCCATCGGGTCCAATGACCGGATCCACCTCCAACTTGATGCCAGCGGTGCGCGTTTCCGCGAGAGCCGTGACCGCGCCGGGTTCATTGCGGATGAAGGCACGTGGGGAATCCTGCTCTGGACCCGACTGCATGGTGCTGCGCTGGCCGCTGCGCGATTCGAGTCGCAGGGAGCCGAGGTGTCTCGCCTCCTTGCGCGAGACCAGTGCGTCGAACTCACGACGCATCGTCGCATGGCTTGGGAGGGGTTGTGCTTTCGCGGTCAGTGCTCGCACCGCTGCGCTGGGGCCTTCCAGTACTTCCAGGGTGAAGGTGATGCGCTTCGGAGCCTGGGTACAAAGCACGTCGGTGTAGGATTCCACCATCTCGATGGCCTCTGGATTCGCATAGAGACTCAGTGTTTCAGATTCGGGATCGTAGAGCGCCTTCGCATCTTCTCCGAGATTGATGCCTTGCTCCCTCATCCGCCTCACCCACACTGCGGTGGATCCTGCGATGGCCTTGTCCCAAGTAGCAGCGTCAGCAGTGGCCTCGGGCAGTTTCTTCGCGGGTTCATAGCCTAGGGCCATCTCGAGCACTCGGAAGGTCTTCAGCGTCCACGCCTGCTTCCCTGGGGTGGAATTATCCTGGCCATGGAGTGGCGTGCTCAGGGTAAGCGCCAGAAAGCTGATTGCGGATAACAGGGGCTTGGGAAAGCGAGTCATTACGGGTGCCGGCGGTTCAGTAGGTGCGGTCCTGGGAACCCATCCTGCTGGAAAACTCCAATTTCTGGCAAGATCCAAACTCGTGACTAAGTCGGCACGGTGAGCACACGAGTCGACTCATCATCGTGCAAAAATACCAGAAAGAAGGCAGGCACCCCTTCGTTTCCACGGCGCGCAACCCCCACGGGCGCAGGCGGCTGGCGTGAACGCTGCTGCCGCTCCAAGGGGAAGCGTACCCAATCCGACCCTGTAGCAGCCTGACCAACAGCACTACCACCACGCACGCGAGACCCGACACCGCCCCAACTTAACCCTGACATGAGAAAGATCCGTTACCCCAAAGTCCTGCGCAACGCCCTCACGGCGAGCGCAGTGCTTGCCTTTGCCTGCTCCCTGAATGCAGCGAAGCCCGATGCCGCCGCCAAGGAAGACGCCAAGCCTGCTACCCCCGCTACGGCGGAGGCCGCGGCCAAGCCGGCTGAAGCCAAGCCCAAGAAGAAGGAAAAGGGTGCCAAGGCTGCCCAGCGTCGCGAGGGCGGGCAGACCCTGACGGATCATCTCAAGACCCCTCCCTCCATTTCCGCCAAGTCCACCGTGAAGCCGGAGGTCCAGGCGACCGCGGCAAAGATCGATGAACTCGTGGCTGCCAAGCTGGCGGACGAGAAGATTCAGCCGAACGCGGAGATCACCGACGAGACCTTCGTGCGCCGCATCTACCTGGACATTGCCGGTCGCGTGCCGACCAAGGCCGAGACGGAAGCCTTCCTCCAGTCCAAGGAAACCGACAAACGCGCCAAGCTCATCGACAAGCTCCTGGCCGGTGACGGCTATGTGCAGAATTTCTTCAACTTCTGGGCGGACGTGCTGCGGGTGAAGACTGGCATCCTCCCCGGTGGCCAGGGCCGCGATACCGGCAATTCGTACATCAAGTACCTGAAGGATTCCCTTCGTGCGAACAAGCCCTACGACCGCCTCGTGCGCGAGCTGCTCACCGCAGACGGCTCCAGCTATGAGAACGGCGCCATCGGCTACTACATGCGCGACTACAACATGCCGCTGGATAACATGGCGGTGACGACCCAGATCTTCCTGGGTACGCAGATGGTGTGCGCGCAGTGCCACAACCACCCCTTCGACAAGTGGAGCCAGATGGACTATTACCAGATGGCCGCGCACAGCAACGGCATGACCGGCGTGAACAACCTCGCCAACCAGGCGGACGTGGAGCGCTTCATGACCAGCCAGGGCATCAAGGGCGACGACCGCCGCCCCATGAACAAGGCCATCACGGAAATCATCTTCCGCCTGCGCTTCAACCATGTGTACGCACTGGACCGCACCCTGCGCCTGCCCACCGACTACCAGTACAAGGACGCCCAGCCCAAGGCTGCGATTGAGCCCATGATTCCCGCTTCCTTCTCGAAGGACGGCAAAATCGCGAAAGAAGGCGAGGCCCCCATCCTGGCCTACTCACAGTGGATGACGGCGAAGGAAAACCCGCGCTTCACCCTCGTGGTGGCGAATCGTCTGTGGAAGAAAGTCTTCGGCATGGGTGTCATCGACCCTGTGGATGAGCTCACCGACTCCACCGTGCCCAGCAATCCCCAGCTCATGGAGTTTCTGGAGAAGACCATGAAGGATGTGGACTACGACATGAAGTCGTACCTGCGCATCCTCTTTAACACCAAGACCTATCAGCGTGCCGCCTTCGGCCAGGACGTGGAGCTGGGCGCTACGTATCACTTCCCCGGACCGCTGCTGCGCCGCATGTCTGCCGAGCAGATCTGGGACTCGCTGGTCACCCTCATGAAGGAGAATCCAGATGAGGCCAGCCCGGATACCTATCTGGAAACCATGCGCGGCCTCACTCGCATCGAGTGGATGGACCGCACCGTGACCGCCCTGACTCCCGCAGAACTCATCGAAGGAGCCAAGAAAGTGTCGGAGTACTCGAAGGAACTCACCGCCGACGTGCAGGCCAAGACCGCCGCTCTGAAGGAAAGCAAGGACGAGGAGGCCATCCGCGCTGCCAAGGACGCTGCCAAGACTCAGCGTGCGAAGATCTACGCGAAGGCGGATGAAATCGTCTTCGAAGAAGGCTTCCAGAAGCTCGCCAAAATGGGCCAGGACGACAAAGCCGCGCTCGCGAAGAAGACAGACCCGCAGTTCGCCAATCAGGTCACGGGCGCCGTGAAGCACTATGGTCGCATCCCCACCATGGAGGAAGCCATCGGCTATGTCCTCAAGGGGCAGCGTGATGCCGTGGCGAATGCGACCAAGGAACGCCGCGAGCGCGAGATGACCGAGTGGCACGTGACCAAGGGGCCGTCCCGCCAGGCCTTCAATGCCTTCGCCGACTACCGCGATCGCAATGTGTTGCGCGCCTCGGACCTGCGCAACCCCGCGCCGAACGGCCACTTCCTGCGCCTCTACGGCCAGAGCGACCGTGAAGTGGTGGACAATGCCAACCGCGACGCCAGCGTGATGCAGGCGCTCACCATGATGAATGGCTCGCTCTTCCGCAACATGACCAG comes from Roseimicrobium gellanilyticum and encodes:
- a CDS encoding S41 family peptidase; this encodes MNFQSTFIAVGLMAAHAVGAQETPRPYEADVAFLLKEFEAKAGPLLKKKGVDWAAVKVECTRAAKNVKTDEEHLKLVMRLIGQLRDGHAGIRDSKVKWPDESQGRKYSGPGIMLLISEGKVYVSAAYDRVAEQGLGPGAEVVKVDGMPAMEWLRKRAKEKQDEGSGYSTDHQALYAACHWGLAGWDGTTITFETKDTATGAVKEVKLTRGGGTNFVPSGRVYNPVDRKRVGRQTYGKTAEGFGYIHLRDVPDDLPQQLDQMLKDLGDVPGLILDVRANGGGACDHEAVFGRFLAKGQTWKQYTGAGDHPYTGPMVVIVDAGVRSAGETIGGMFKEDGRAYMIGDSPTAGTSSQKTEVTTPSGLFTIRYSVASNMGRFNAGRGIEGIGVPPHEIVPMKAEDLRKKEDTEVKRAVELLQKGFPKGVVEYQHTVKWE
- a CDS encoding C45 family autoproteolytic acyltransferase/hydolase produces the protein MKAIHTQALFFLLALVLCTPAMRVQAQAAPTAPPPTLAAAVQHVLSVVSPEAGAEARTFSTTLKVVKAEGLPKELVGKEARIAYQAPDRFFLEVEVKGDTLSAGSDGVKLWMRSAKKKFALVGSPDVPRFRTDTGKVDGTKLPPIKVPVAREQMMLMPLLCTVETKADEVVQGEACSVLTLVPRPEAQKSMKLPDVAVTFWVRKGDAVPLRFGVADGKGKEVVVELVNPDLEPAWADSQWKLPAADDDRVETVALSHLTRFIPAALSSLGQKIPTLGPVTGERRVVARHGKGRLEVRDGTQVLFLKGTPEEIGEQHGTIMKKEVRFLVDRILYGVGVGSSFAKGTWFFGEIESAQARLQPFVSEAHLREMDALAAASGVRVEEARLANFFPELFHCSGFAIYGDATAGGRMYHGRVLDYMKGVGLEQNACVIVMQPEGAHAWVNLGYAGFLGTVTAMNEKQIAIGEMGGKGEGNWDGKPMAQLMREVMEQADTLDEAVEIMRRGPRTCEYYYVISDGKTKRAVGIAATPTTFETIWAGDTHPKLPHAMKDTVLMSAGDRYEALTERVKQGYGKFEMETARDLMTRPVCMTSNIQSVLFAPETLDFWVANADGENVASHTRYTHYNLKELLQPEGVAGE
- a CDS encoding DUF1549 domain-containing protein — protein: MRKIRYPKVLRNALTASAVLAFACSLNAAKPDAAAKEDAKPATPATAEAAAKPAEAKPKKKEKGAKAAQRREGGQTLTDHLKTPPSISAKSTVKPEVQATAAKIDELVAAKLADEKIQPNAEITDETFVRRIYLDIAGRVPTKAETEAFLQSKETDKRAKLIDKLLAGDGYVQNFFNFWADVLRVKTGILPGGQGRDTGNSYIKYLKDSLRANKPYDRLVRELLTADGSSYENGAIGYYMRDYNMPLDNMAVTTQIFLGTQMVCAQCHNHPFDKWSQMDYYQMAAHSNGMTGVNNLANQADVERFMTSQGIKGDDRRPMNKAITEIIFRLRFNHVYALDRTLRLPTDYQYKDAQPKAAIEPMIPASFSKDGKIAKEGEAPILAYSQWMTAKENPRFTLVVANRLWKKVFGMGVIDPVDELTDSTVPSNPQLMEFLEKTMKDVDYDMKSYLRILFNTKTYQRAAFGQDVELGATYHFPGPLLRRMSAEQIWDSLVTLMKENPDEASPDTYLETMRGLTRIEWMDRTVTALTPAELIEGAKKVSEYSKELTADVQAKTAALKESKDEEAIRAAKDAAKTQRAKIYAKADEIVFEEGFQKLAKMGQDDKAALAKKTDPQFANQVTGAVKHYGRIPTMEEAIGYVLKGQRDAVANATKERREREMTEWHVTKGPSRQAFNAFADYRDRNVLRASDLRNPAPNGHFLRLYGQSDREVVDNANRDASVMQALTMMNGSLFRNMTSPYSVISRNMNQSADRDAVIDTVYLSLLSRKATDEEKALLRPILEEGKGAEGRGDLLWTVLNTRQFLFIE